A genome region from Panthera leo isolate Ple1 chromosome A2, P.leo_Ple1_pat1.1, whole genome shotgun sequence includes the following:
- the LOC122208587 gene encoding olfactory receptor 7D4-like produces the protein MEPRNQTSVSEFLLLGFSQDSEHQPILFGLFLSMYLVTVLGNLLIILAVSSDSHLHTPMYFFLANLSFADICFISTTIPKMLVNIQTQSQSITYAGCIAQMYFFMVFGGMDTFLLTVMAYDRFVAICHPLHYTVIMNPWLCGLLVLVSWFISLSYSLIQSLLMLRLSFCTNRVIPHFYCELAQALMLACSDTLVNHILQYMLTGLLGIVPFSGILFSYSRIASSILRIPSANGKYKTFSTCASHLSVVSFFYGTAFGVYLSSDASSWRGMIASLMYTVITPMLNPFIYSLRNRDIKRALQKVLRITLYVQ, from the coding sequence ATGGAACCAAGAAATCAAACGAGTGTTTCAGAATTTTTACTCCTGGGATTTTCCCAAGACTCAGAGCATCAACCCATTCTATTTGGGCTCTTCCTGTCCATGTACCTGGTCACCGTGCTCGGGAACCTGCTCATCATCCTGGCCGTCAGCTCTGACTctcacctccacacccccatgtacttcttcctcgcCAACTTGTCCTTTGCTGACATCTGCTTCATCTCCACCACCATCCCTAAGATGCTGGTGAACATCCAAACACAGAGCCAATCCATCACCTATGCAGGCTGCATCGCCCAGATgtattttttcatggtttttggAGGTATGGACACTTTTCTCCTCActgtgatggcctatgaccggtTTGTAGCCATCTGTCACCCCTTGCACTACACAGTCATCATGAACCCATGGCTCTGTGGCCTCCTGGTTCTTGTGTCCTGGTTCATCAGCTTGTCATACTCCCTGATCCAGAGTCTCTTAATGTTGCGGCTGTCCTTCTGCACCAACCGGGTAATTCCACACTTTTACTGTGAACTTGCTCAGGCCCTCATGCTTGCCTGCTCAGACACATTGGTCAATCACATCCTGCAATACATGTTGACTGGCCTTCTTGGCATTGTTCCCTTCTCAGGGATCCTTTTCTCCTATAGCCGAATTGCCTCCTCAATCCTGAGAATCCCATCAGCTAATGGGAAGTATAAGACATTTTCCACCTGTGCATCTCACTTGtctgtggtttctttcttctATGGGACAGCGTTTGGTGTGTATCTCAGTTCTGATGCATCTTCCTGGAGGGGCATGATTGCCTCATTGATGTACACCGTGATCACCCCAATGCTGAATCCCTTCATCTACAGCCTACGGAACAGGGACATCAAGAGGGCTTTACAAAAAGTTCTCAGGATAACACTCTATGTTCAGTGA
- the LOC122208669 gene encoding olfactory receptor 18-like — translation SYFTLFGCMDGMFLTAVAYDRFVAICHPLHYSVIMNPHLCGFLVLVSFCVSLLDSQLHNLVVLQLTCFKDVEISHFFCDPSQLLNLACSDTFTNNIVMYFVGAISGFLPISGIFFSCYKIVSSILRIPSTGGKYKAFSTCGSHLSVVCLFYGTAIGVYLGSALLPSPRKVMVASVVYTVVTPMLNPFIYSLRNRDIKSALWRSLRRIG, via the coding sequence TCCTATTTTACCCTTTTTGGATGTATGGATGGTATGTTTCTGACTGCAGTGGCATATGACCGATTTGTGGCCATCTGTCATCCTCTACACTACTCAGTCATCATGAACCCACATCTCTGTGGCTTCTTAGTTTTGGTGTCCTTTTGTGTTAGCCTTTTGGACTCCCAGTTGCACAATTTAGTCGTGTTGCAACTTACCTGTTTCAAGGATGtggaaatttctcatttcttctgtgaCCCTTCTCAACTCCTCAACCTTGCCTGCTCTGACACTTTCACCAATAACATAGTCATGTATTTTGTTGGTGCCATCTCTGGCTTTCTCCCTATCTCAGGGATCTTTTTCTCTTGCTATAAAATTGTTTCTTCCATTCTGAGAATCCCATCAACAGGTGGGAAGTAcaaagccttctccacctgtggcTCTCACCTGTcagttgtttgcttattttatggAACGGCTATTGGAGTATACCTTGGATCAGCACTGTTGCCTTCTCCCAGGAAGGTTATGGTGGCCTCAGTTGTGTACACCGTAGTCacccccatgctgaaccccttcatTTACAGCTTGAGGAACAGGGACATCAAGAGTGCCCTATGGAGGTCACTCAGAAGAATAGGTTAA
- the LOC122208874 gene encoding olfactory receptor 7D4-like yields the protein MERRNQTSVSKFLLLGFSQDSEHQPILFGLFLSMYLVTVFGNLLIILAVSSDSHLHTPMYFFLSNLSFADICFISTTIPKMLVNIQTQSKSITYAGCIAQMYFFMVFGGMDTFLLTVMAYDRFVAICHPLHYTVIMNPWLCGLLVLVSWFISLSYSLIQSLLMLRLSFCTNRVIPHFYCELTQALMLACSDTLVNHILQYIVTGLLGIVPFSGILFSYSRIASSILRIPSANGKYKTFSTCASHLSVVSLFYGTGLGVYLSSDASSWRGMIASLMYTVVTPMLNPFIYSLRNRDIKRALQKVLRITLYVQ from the coding sequence ATGGAACGAAGAAATCAAACGagtgtttcaaaatttttactcCTGGGATTTTCCCAAGACTCAGAGCATCAACCCATTCTATTTGGGCTCTTCCTGTCCATGTACCTGGTCACCGTGTTCGGGAACCTGCTCATCATCCTGGCCGTTAGCTCTGACTctcacctccacacccccatgtacttcttcctctccaacttGTCCTTTGCTGACATCTGCTTCATCTCCACCACCATCCCTAAGATGCTGGTGAACATCCAAACACAGAGCAAATCCATCACCTATGCAGGCTGCATCGCCCAGATgtattttttcatggtttttggAGGTATGGACACTTTTCTCCTCActgtgatggcctatgaccggtTTGTAGCCATCTGTCACCCCTTGCACTACACAGTCATCATGAACCCGTGGCTCTGTGGCCTCCTGGTTCTTGTGTCCTGGTTCATCAGCTTGTCATACTCCCTGATCCAGAGTCTCTTAATGTTGCGGCTGTCCTTCTGCACCAACCGGGTAATTCCACATTTTTACTGTGAACTTACTCAGGCCCTCATGCTTGCCTGCTCAGACACATTGGTCAATCACATCCTACAATACATTGTGACTGGCCTTCTTGGCATTGTTCCCTTCTCAGGGATCCTTTTCTCCTATAGCCGGATTGCCTCCTCAATCCTGAGAATCCCATCAGCTAATGGGAAGTATAAGACATTTTCCACCTGTGCATCTCACTTGTCTGTGGTTTCTTTGTTCTACGGGACAGGGCTTGGTGTGTATCTCAGTTCTGATGCATCTTCCTGGAGGGGCATGATTGCCTCATTGATGTACACCGTGGTCACCCCAATGCTGAATCCCTTCATCTACAGCCTACGGAACAGGGACATCAAGAGGGCTTTACAAAAAGTTCTCAGGATAACACTCTATGTTCAGTGA
- the LOC122208994 gene encoding olfactory receptor 18-like codes for MEPQNLTGVSEFFLMGLSDDLELQPLLFGLFLSMYLVTVLGNLLIILAVSSDPHLYTPMYFFLSNLSLADIGFSTTTIPKMLLNIQTHSRSVTYADCLTQVSFFSLFGCLDNLLLAVMAYDRFVAICHPLHYPVIMNPCLCGFLVLVSFFSSLLDSQIHCLMVSQLTFCTSVEIHHFFCDAPQLLHLACSDTSINTILVYFMGAIFGGVPLSGILCSYTRIVSSILRVPSTGGKCKAFSTCGSHLSVVCLFYGTGLGVYLSSSVSPSPRKGAMASVMYPVVTPMLNPFIYSLRNKNIKRALWGIISRTD; via the coding sequence ATGGAACCACAGAATCTAACTGGTGTCTCAGAATTCTTCCTCATGGGACTCTCAGATGACCTGGAACTACAGCCCCTTCTCTTTGGGCTGTTCCTGTCCATGTACCTGGTCACTGTGCTGGGGAACCTGCTCATCATCCTGGCTGTCAGCTCTGACCCCCACCTCTAcacacccatgtacttcttcctttccaacctgTCCTTGGCTGACATTGGTTTCAGCACCACTACAATCCCCAAGATGCTGTTGAACATTCAAACACACAGTAGATCTGTCACCTATGCAGACTGCCTAACTCAGgtatcctttttttccctatttggATGTTTGGACAATCTACTCCTGGCTGTGATGGCATATGACCGGTTTGTGGCCATTTGTCACCCCCTGCACTACCCAGTCATCATGAACCCATGCCTCTGTGGCTTTTTGGTCCTCGTGTCATTTTTCAGCAGCCTTTTGGACTCTCAGATTCACTGTTTGATGGTGTCACAACTTACCTTCTGCACAAGTGTGGAAATTCATCATTTCTTTTGTGATGCACCTCAACTTCTCCACCTTGCCTGTTCTGACACCTCCATCAATACCATACTAGTGTATTTCATGGGGGCCATTTTTGGTGGCGTTCCACTCTCAGGGATCCTTTGCTCTTATACTCGAATTGTTTCCTCCATTCTGAGAGTCCCATCAACAGGCGGGAAGTGCAAAGCCTTTTCTACCTGTGGCTCTCACCTATcagttgtttgcttgttttacgGAACAGGTCTTGGGGTATACCTCAGTtcatctgtctccccctcccctaggAAGGGTGCTATGGCGTCGGTGATGTACCCTGTGGTCACCCCAatgctgaaccccttcatctacagcctgagAAACAAGAATATCAAGAGAGCACTGTGGGGGATTATCAGCAGGACAGACTAA
- the LOC122213296 gene encoding olfactory receptor 18-like → MYVVTMLGNLLIILAVSSDSHLHTPMYVFLSTLSVADIGFTSTTVPKVILDIQTHNRVISHAGCLIQLSFFNLFGCLDSVLLTVMAYDRFVAICYPLYYPVIMNPRLCRLLILVSFLISLLDSQLQCLVVSQLTFCTNVEIPHFFCDPPQLLKLSCNDTSTNKIFMYFIGGIFAGIPVSGILFSYTRILSSVLRVPSTGGKYKAFSTCGSHLSVVCLFYGTGLGVYLGSSVSHSSRKDAVASVMYAVVAPMLNPFIYSLRNRDIKRALQRLLNRTA, encoded by the coding sequence ATGTATGTGGTCACCATGCTAGGGAATCTGCTCATCATCCTGGCTGTCAGCTCTGACTCCCACCTCCATACCCCCATGTACGTCTTCCTTTCCACCCTGTCCGTGGCTGACATCGGTTTCACATCTACCACAGTCCCGAAGGTGATTTTGGACATTCAGACTCATAACCGAGTGATCTCCCATGCGGGCTGCCTGATTCAGTTgtctttctttaatctttttggCTGTTTGGACAGTGTACTCTTAACCGTGATGGCCTATGATCGATTTGTAGCTATTTGCTATCCTCTGTACTACCCAGTCATCATGAACCCCCGCCTCTGTCGCCTGCTGATTCTGGTGTCTTTTTTGATCAGCCTTCTGGACTCTCAGCTGCAATGCCTCGTTGTGTCACAACTTACCTTCTGCACAAACGTGGAAATTCCCCATTTCTTCTGTGACCCTCCTCAACTCCTCAAGCTTTCCTGTAATGATACTTCCAccaataaaatattcatgtattttattggTGGCATCTTTGCTGGTATTCCAGTCTCAGGGATCCTTTTCTCTTATACACGAATTCTTTCCTCCGTTCTGAGAGTCCCGTCAACAGGTGGGAAGTAcaaagccttctccacctgtggcTCTCACCTGTcagttgtttgcttattttatggAACAGGTCTTGGGGTGTACCTGGGATCGAGTGTCTCACATTCTTCCAGGAAGGATGCAGTGGCCTCTGTGATGTATGCTGTGGTTGCTCCCATGCTCAATcccttcatctacagcctgaggaacagaGACATCAAGAGGGCCTTGCAGAGGCTCCTTAACAGAACAGCCTAG